CTAGGCTGACAGCCTTGACATAGGAACCCTGAAAAGGATACATATAATAAAGTTTTTTGAAGATAGAATAGAGAGGTTGTCTAACTCTGCTGATGGAAACCGGCATATCGGGTGCTGCGTTATGCGTCTCTAATAACTGGTTCAATTCCACGTTATCGTAAACCTTATGCATTCTTCCCAATAGTTCTATGTATAGAGGATTTTGAGTGTCTAACTCTTTAGCGATCTTAGCCGCGTAGGCAGGATTTCCCAAAAGATCATTTCCTACAAAATTCATTTCCAAAATAGCTTTCTTGCCAGCGATATTCATCTCAGATAAGAAGCTAGGCAAAAGATCACTGGAAGAAAAAGACGTTACTCTAGACACCCAACACTTGAAGCGAACAGCCATGCGGTTGAAGAAATTTCCCATCTCCGCTTCCATCGCTTTTCTATCTATAAGAGGATTGATCTTAGGAGGAGCCTGCTTTATCGGAGGTTTTGCCGACTTAGAAGAAGAACCTTGTCTAGGATCTTTTCCGCCAGCTTGGCTTCTCTGTCCTTGGCGCACCTGAGGTTGTTCCCTCTGTTTGCGAATTGCTTCGTCCCGTTTTTTATCCTTGTCGGAGACTACCTTGCCCCCTGCGGATTGGAACTTATCGAACATTTCTCGACGGGCTTTATCGTCTAGATTATTGACCCCAATGCTCTTTTTAGTTTTATCGAATTCGGACATGGATTGGATACCTGGAAAACCGCTCTAATTGTATCCTGCCTGTCCGCCGAAATAAATCAACAAAGATACTTATTTCTTGACATACTCCCAATTCCTGGGCCTGTTATTTTCCCATGATTCTGAAAAGTCTCTCCCGAGAAAATCACCTGGTACTCTCGGTACAGGAAGATATCTTAATGGATAATTCCCGGGACTTTTACCTAGAATTCGAGGAGAGTATCAAGGGTGGTTACCCTCCAGTAGTGAGTTTTCATCTAGGCCTCGTAAAATTCATAGATTCGTCCGGGATCGGGATCATTATCAAGGTAAGAAATCAGATCAGGGACCATCGCGGTACAGTAAACATATTCGGGTTAAATAAGTCTCTGCATTCCGTTTTTAGGCTTTCCGGGCTGGATAGAATTGTAAATCTGTACACGATCGAAGAATTTCTGGAGAAATATCCCGACTTTAAGGAATTTCTGGCTTCGGAATGAACCGGAATCTCTTCGAAAAAGTTCCAACAAACAGAACATTCTAACCGGCAGCCCTGTAATGAATTTTTTACTCCCAAGCAAGATCGCAAAATATTCGGGAAAAATATTCCACGTTTTCGTAATTCTTCTAACATACGTTAGCTTTTCAGATTGTTCTGCTTATTATTTTCGAGATAAAGTATTTCGTTCGGAGAGCATGGGCTTCTTCACGATCGATAGTTCCGATATTCCCGATTTCGAATCCATTACAAAAACCAAATCTTTAGATCATCCGATTCAGATCGATTCCGCTCGGATCAAAGATTACTTCGGAAATTTAAGATACTCAAGACGTTCTACTATCGGTTACTTTAACGATTTCGTATTTTCGGATCATGAGTTGGATCTGTTGGCTCGGGATCTTCCTTTCGCGCTTAAGAATCTTCCTAAAGACAAGCTTCTTCTGATCGTGAGCAAATATGATGATACTCAATCCGTAATTTCCTTTGATGAGATCACAAGTTGCATCGTTTGGGCCGCAGAAGGAAGGTTGAATATCCTTTTCGGAAAGATCAAAAGAGAGCTGGTGGACAAGGATGTCGGTCTAGATTTCAATCGATGGACCAAGATAGACCTGATCCGTCTTTCTCATAGTTCTGATGGGACTGAGATCTCGGACGGAGAGACTGTGGATTTCGGGGTCGTGGATGGAATTCCGCTTCGTAGATGGGTTCTCTTTGATCAGAAGAATCCTGGCAAATACAAGTTCTTACCACGCAAGCAATACCAGCCTCTCAAGCTGACTGACGATAACGATCGCCCTTAAGATAGTTCTTTAGGCCCAAGCTATAAAGGCGGGCCAGTTTTGTTTTGTGATCGGTCTATTCAATGAGATATAGCACATTCGATTTCAAATACGACAACGATCTACTTTGGTGCTATTATCTTAGTATTTCTTTTCCCAATGCATATAATAAATCTCTTAATTTGACGATTGGCGAAATGGTTGAGGGGATTTATAAAATCGACTTAGATTCCAATTTAGAATGGATTAACGATTTTACGGGTTCTTATGAAGGGGTAATGGACGAATCCGACGGTTATTTGGATAATCCTAATTTTCTTGAAATTGAAATTAAGAAATCGATAAAACTTAAGATCGAATTTCATCCTGGAGATACATTATATTTTATTGATGGTTTTAAAATCGGTTGTACAGGCCCTCACTGGATGTTGTACGGTTTGACTTGGAGCGAACTTATCGATTTGACTGAGGGCGCAACCGATGAAGGCTTATTGTTTTGGCTACTATTGCCGATAGCCGGCATATCAAATGAGGACGATCTTATCGAAGTTAAGAAAGTCTTGTATGAAAAGATTAAGGTTTTTGCTGCCATTGCTTCAAATAAAGAAGTCTTCAATCTTATCGATACTATTGTCGCCGGTTTGCAGATTGAAAACGGATTCTCGGAGGTTGACGGGATCGGTATCGTCTGCAATCAAGCAAATAGTTTTCGAAATATAAGAAATGATAATAGAAACAGTATAATTCAATTTAACAAACTATTATCCACATCAAAAGCATAATATACTAATCTTCTGAGTATTCGGATATACTTAAGGAATC
Above is a window of Leptospira semungkisensis DNA encoding:
- a CDS encoding STAS domain-containing protein: MILKSLSRENHLVLSVQEDILMDNSRDFYLEFEESIKGGYPPVVSFHLGLVKFIDSSGIGIIIKVRNQIRDHRGTVNIFGLNKSLHSVFRLSGLDRIVNLYTIEEFLEKYPDFKEFLASE
- a CDS encoding LA_1326/LA_4305 family lipoprotein, with the protein product MNFLLPSKIAKYSGKIFHVFVILLTYVSFSDCSAYYFRDKVFRSESMGFFTIDSSDIPDFESITKTKSLDHPIQIDSARIKDYFGNLRYSRRSTIGYFNDFVFSDHELDLLARDLPFALKNLPKDKLLLIVSKYDDTQSVISFDEITSCIVWAAEGRLNILFGKIKRELVDKDVGLDFNRWTKIDLIRLSHSSDGTEISDGETVDFGVVDGIPLRRWVLFDQKNPGKYKFLPRKQYQPLKLTDDNDRP
- a CDS encoding Imm19 family immunity protein, producing the protein MRYSTFDFKYDNDLLWCYYLSISFPNAYNKSLNLTIGEMVEGIYKIDLDSNLEWINDFTGSYEGVMDESDGYLDNPNFLEIEIKKSIKLKIEFHPGDTLYFIDGFKIGCTGPHWMLYGLTWSELIDLTEGATDEGLLFWLLLPIAGISNEDDLIEVKKVLYEKIKVFAAIASNKEVFNLIDTIVAGLQIENGFSEVDGIGIVCNQANSFRNIRNDNRNSIIQFNKLLSTSKA